ACTGCTGAAGAGCTTTCGAAAATGTTCGGTATATCCCATGGGAGAAGCGTCGAGGCCATTATGAAAGCACAAATCATCTCGGCAATTTTAAAAGTAATGGAACAAGATGAATTAACACACGCCCAAATAGCGTTGAAGTCAAAATTACCTCGAAGTGCCGTCACGGGCATTTTGTCCGGAAGCCTGCAGAAAGTGACGATAGATCGATTATTACGAATGGCTGAAGCTGTGGGACTTAAAGCACAGATTACATTAAAAAGGTCGGCTTAAAAAAACAAACCCATAGTCTTGAGAACTATGGGTTCAGTTTTATCGAACTTAATTGGTTATGCCCCCACTCCGGCGCAGCCGGAGTGCAGAACAGACCGGTGAAACCGGAGTGTAGACAGGCTTAACCGATAGTTGCGATCAATTGAGCGATCAACAAAGATACGACAGACATAACTTTGATAAGAATCGCGATACCAGGACCAGAAGTATCTTTGAACGGGTCACCTACAGTGTCACCAACAACCGCCGCTTTGTGAGCGTCAGAACCTTTTGGATGACCTGGCAATCCACCTTTTTCGATGAATTTCTTAGCGTTGTCCCATGCTCCACCGGCGTTAGCCATATATAGAGACATCGTCGCACCTACTGCCAAACCACCAGCTAGAAGACCTGCAAGAGCTTGAGGTCCCATCGCAAATCCCACTACCACTGGAGCAAGAATAGCGATCATACCTGGAAGGATCATCTCCCAAAGAGCTGCTTGAGTTGCGATATCAACGATTTTCGCTGGTTGAGGTTCT
This is a stretch of genomic DNA from Bdellovibrio reynosensis. It encodes these proteins:
- a CDS encoding XRE family transcriptional regulator, producing MKKKKTTAEELSKMFGISHGRSVEAIMKAQIISAILKVMEQDELTHAQIALKSKLPRSAVTGILSGSLQKVTIDRLLRMAEAVGLKAQITLKRSA